In Streptomyces sp. NBC_01707, a genomic segment contains:
- a CDS encoding sulfurtransferase has protein sequence MSTTDPRTPLPRPLVGTGWLAQRLGTPGLVVFDATVGAHRGAGQRIPGARPFDIDGVMSDRSSPLPHTMPGADRFTQELRSLGVDDCSTVVVYDRAGIYSSARAWWMLRAMGFDRAAVLDGGLPAWAAAGLPVESGKPAYAGPCGDFTARPRPGLIIDSGHVTAALADPASAVFDARTRERFTGEAEEPRPGLRGGHMPGAVNLPFGELQREGRMRPAKELRKAFSALAGDREKLVFSCGSGVTACVLALAAELAGYAESAVYDGSWSEWGLPSQLPVVTGPGTDGCRDGDGGQGL, from the coding sequence GTGAGCACCACGGACCCGAGAACCCCACTCCCCCGCCCGCTGGTCGGCACCGGCTGGCTCGCGCAGCGGCTCGGCACGCCTGGGCTCGTGGTCTTCGACGCCACCGTGGGCGCGCACCGGGGCGCCGGACAGCGGATACCGGGGGCACGGCCCTTCGACATCGACGGGGTGATGTCCGACCGGTCGTCTCCCCTCCCGCACACCATGCCTGGCGCCGACCGGTTCACCCAGGAGCTGCGCTCTCTGGGCGTCGACGACTGCAGCACGGTCGTCGTCTACGACCGCGCGGGCATCTACTCCAGTGCTCGCGCCTGGTGGATGCTGCGGGCGATGGGCTTCGACCGGGCCGCGGTGCTCGACGGCGGCCTGCCTGCCTGGGCCGCGGCCGGGCTGCCTGTGGAGAGCGGGAAGCCCGCGTACGCCGGTCCGTGCGGTGACTTCACCGCGCGGCCCCGCCCGGGGCTGATCATCGACAGCGGCCACGTGACAGCGGCCCTGGCCGACCCGGCCTCGGCCGTCTTCGACGCCCGCACCCGGGAGCGGTTCACGGGAGAAGCCGAGGAGCCCCGCCCGGGGCTGCGTGGTGGCCATATGCCCGGAGCCGTGAATCTGCCCTTCGGCGAACTCCAGCGCGAGGGCCGGATGCGCCCGGCGAAGGAGCTGCGCAAGGCGTTCTCCGCGCTTGCCGGGGACCGGGAGAAGCTGGTCTTCAGCTGCGGATCCGGTGTCACGGCCTGCGTTCTGGCGCTGGCGGCCGAGCTGGCCGGCTACGCGGAGTCGGCTGTGTACGACGGCTCCTGGAGCGAGTGGGGTCTGCCCTCGCAGCTGCCGGTCGTGACAGGCCCTGGCACGGACGGCTGCCGGGACGGCGACGGGGGCCAGGGGCTGTGA
- a CDS encoding tetratricopeptide repeat protein, with amino-acid sequence MSARNDAWADGQGRVYQASGDQHITEHHHHTPDWSGPDSVRRPAVGRTPLVLRDRVGEMDRLRAAVETGVGNRVYVLHGLGGCGKTAVACTLFHYATNQAGRLGLWVNASDPASLRAGMLAVAADRGASDGELMGARSGLRPAADLVWHYLDRSDQPWLLVIDNADAPGILRDGGWLRTSPIGTVVVTTRQAAAHWWPGAELLQFGVLPREDAALVLRDLAPHAGSIEDAAEVADRLGRLPLALTLAGGFLAHQVIAPWSLADYGRRLDGSAGLDPIELIEQGATAIGGDSRHLPSRTWQLSLDALTTLGLPESGHLLRLLACWSSDPLPLSVLLGAELGPELRASRIETALRGLLDHSLTELVPGEMRCLRTHGVLLDSVARTTLTDQREQLVTTAARLCLAVLPEVPDRGTLDAHANLLAPHVIALLRRAVNWEVSQSTVEAVAECTLRLVTAIHRAGDYASALSLSNEAVEVLNSTLDEDNLLLIRLRQRVGRSLFRLGRFKESETLYQRVLEVCEETLGPDAPETLTTCLKFSSPLINLDRQQDAVSLIRRAVEGRVRLFGPTHPLTLNARVYLMEQTTQTAELTAGSTLVEDCRRDIGERHTITLGAKLNFAFALQRAGQPVEALPYARVAFEGYLQRFGADYPVALNSRLTLSRILWDLGHHTEAIEHAEQLVEGRTKVLGPSHPWTLRSEELLTQYRAARREL; translated from the coding sequence ATGAGCGCCCGTAACGATGCCTGGGCCGATGGTCAGGGCCGCGTCTACCAAGCCTCGGGCGACCAGCACATCACTGAGCATCACCACCACACCCCAGATTGGTCGGGCCCAGACTCCGTGCGTCGACCAGCAGTTGGTCGTACCCCTCTGGTGCTTCGCGACCGCGTGGGAGAGATGGACCGTCTGCGCGCCGCGGTCGAGACCGGTGTTGGCAACCGCGTCTATGTCCTCCACGGTCTAGGCGGCTGCGGCAAGACCGCCGTTGCTTGCACGCTCTTCCACTACGCCACCAATCAAGCCGGCAGACTCGGGCTGTGGGTCAACGCTTCCGACCCCGCCTCCCTACGCGCTGGCATGCTCGCCGTCGCCGCCGACCGCGGGGCAAGCGACGGCGAACTGATGGGAGCACGCAGCGGACTACGCCCCGCCGCGGATCTGGTGTGGCACTACCTTGACCGCTCTGACCAGCCCTGGCTCCTGGTCATCGACAATGCCGATGCCCCCGGCATACTGCGCGATGGCGGCTGGCTGCGCACCAGCCCAATCGGCACTGTCGTGGTCACAACCCGGCAGGCAGCGGCGCACTGGTGGCCAGGGGCAGAACTGCTCCAATTTGGCGTGCTTCCACGTGAGGATGCCGCGCTCGTTCTCCGCGACCTTGCGCCGCACGCCGGATCGATCGAAGATGCCGCCGAGGTCGCCGACCGGCTCGGACGACTGCCTCTGGCACTCACCCTCGCTGGCGGATTCCTCGCCCACCAGGTGATCGCCCCATGGAGCCTTGCCGACTACGGCCGCCGACTCGACGGCAGCGCCGGTCTCGACCCCATCGAACTCATCGAACAAGGTGCCACAGCCATCGGCGGTGATTCTCGCCATCTACCCAGCCGCACCTGGCAGCTCTCCCTGGACGCTCTCACCACACTAGGACTGCCCGAATCAGGCCACCTTCTGCGCCTACTCGCTTGCTGGTCCAGTGACCCATTGCCACTCTCAGTCCTGCTCGGGGCCGAACTCGGCCCAGAACTCCGAGCATCTCGAATCGAAACGGCGCTCCGGGGACTCCTTGACCACTCTCTCACCGAGCTGGTGCCTGGCGAGATGCGCTGCCTACGAACCCACGGTGTACTACTCGACAGCGTGGCCAGGACCACGCTCACTGACCAGCGTGAGCAGCTCGTCACCACGGCTGCCCGCCTATGCCTTGCCGTATTGCCCGAGGTACCGGACCGAGGGACTCTGGACGCCCATGCGAATCTGCTCGCACCACATGTGATCGCACTACTGCGGCGAGCAGTTAACTGGGAAGTTAGCCAATCTACGGTAGAAGCTGTGGCGGAATGCACTCTCCGGCTTGTGACAGCTATCCATAGGGCTGGTGATTATGCTTCGGCACTCAGCTTGAGCAACGAAGCTGTGGAGGTGCTAAATTCCACGCTGGATGAGGACAACCTCCTACTCATCAGACTGCGTCAACGTGTCGGGAGATCACTTTTTCGGCTTGGGCGATTCAAGGAGTCCGAGACCCTCTACCAACGCGTGCTGGAAGTCTGCGAAGAGACACTGGGGCCAGATGCACCGGAGACTTTGACAACCTGCTTGAAATTTTCAAGCCCCCTCATCAACCTTGATCGACAGCAGGATGCCGTATCCCTGATTCGTCGCGCAGTGGAGGGCCGTGTTCGTCTATTCGGACCAACACACCCTCTCACGCTTAACGCGCGAGTGTATCTCATGGAACAGACCACCCAGACGGCCGAGTTGACAGCAGGTTCGACCTTGGTCGAAGACTGCCGTCGCGACATCGGTGAACGTCACACTATAACGCTTGGAGCAAAACTCAACTTTGCGTTCGCACTTCAACGCGCAGGGCAACCAGTCGAGGCATTGCCGTACGCCCGCGTCGCCTTTGAAGGTTACCTACAACGTTTCGGCGCCGATTACCCAGTAGCATTGAATAGCCGATTGACTCTAAGCAGAATTCTGTGGGATCTGGGGCACCACACAGAGGCGATCGAGCACGCGGAACAGCTCGTCGAAGGTCGGACCAAGGTGCTCGGACCGAGTCATCCATGGACACTCAGGTCAGAGGAACTCTTGACGCAATATCGAGCAGCAAGGAGAGAACTGTAG
- a CDS encoding flavoprotein — translation MRDGGTVSAGSRRVLGVVGTAADGVEQLRTGLIEPAIALGWQVAVTLTPNAGQWLRANGELDRLEAVTGLPVRDTPRLPTEARPHPVANCYVVAPASANYVAKLATGIADNQALTQVSEALGTIGVPVVVFPRVNAAHVRHPAWEGHLATLRKAHVELIHGPDIWPLHEPREGPAVRQLPPPAVCRAAPAHIRAVRDR, via the coding sequence ATGCGGGATGGTGGGACCGTGAGTGCAGGCAGCCGCAGGGTGCTGGGCGTCGTGGGCACGGCGGCCGATGGAGTCGAGCAACTACGCACCGGCCTGATCGAGCCAGCGATCGCCCTCGGCTGGCAGGTAGCCGTGACCCTGACCCCGAATGCCGGCCAATGGCTGAGGGCGAACGGCGAACTGGACCGACTGGAAGCCGTAACTGGCCTCCCAGTCCGGGATACACCTCGCCTACCGACCGAGGCTCGCCCACACCCGGTCGCCAACTGCTACGTCGTCGCACCCGCAAGCGCGAACTACGTTGCCAAGCTCGCAACAGGCATCGCCGACAACCAAGCACTGACCCAAGTGAGCGAGGCACTCGGAACGATCGGCGTTCCCGTCGTGGTATTCCCGCGGGTCAACGCGGCGCACGTACGACACCCAGCGTGGGAGGGGCATCTCGCGACCCTACGGAAGGCGCACGTAGAGCTCATTCACGGTCCTGACATCTGGCCGCTCCATGAACCCCGCGAAGGGCCGGCAGTTCGACAGCTCCCCCCACCCGCTGTCTGTCGGGCTGCACCCGCGCATATTCGGGCCGTTCGCGACCGCTGA
- a CDS encoding iron ABC transporter permease produces MRRSPTVRRISVAPLVAGLGLALVVSLGCGVGLGAAGIGWGSVLRFLWAGLTGGTVHAGDVAAYTIVWEIRLPRVVLGAVVGAGLASVGVAVQAMVRNALADPFVLGISSGAAVGANAVILMGAFAGLGVWALSVSAFGSALAAMALVYAAASSPRGLTPLRLILTGTAMAYGFEAVTTVMVFGAARGEAARSAMMWLLGSLGGATWPQVPLAAVTVAVGWAWLRWRAESLNALAMGDDTSAALGVRPERLRRELFLVTAAVTGTVVAVSGAIGFVGLMVPHVARMLVGADHRRVLAVAPLAGAVLLVWADVLSRLLLAPAELPVGVVTAVVGVPAFLLLMRRGGYAFGGR; encoded by the coding sequence GTGCGCCGAAGTCCCACCGTTCGTCGAATATCCGTGGCGCCTCTGGTCGCCGGGCTGGGGCTGGCACTCGTCGTCTCGCTGGGGTGCGGGGTCGGTCTCGGGGCCGCCGGGATCGGGTGGGGGAGTGTTCTGCGGTTTCTGTGGGCCGGGCTGACCGGCGGGACCGTGCACGCCGGTGACGTGGCCGCCTACACCATCGTCTGGGAGATCCGGCTGCCGCGGGTCGTGCTGGGCGCCGTGGTCGGGGCGGGGCTCGCGTCCGTGGGCGTAGCCGTGCAGGCCATGGTCCGCAACGCGCTCGCCGATCCGTTCGTGCTGGGCATCTCCTCGGGCGCGGCGGTGGGCGCCAACGCGGTCATCCTCATGGGGGCGTTCGCGGGGCTGGGCGTCTGGGCCCTTTCGGTGTCGGCGTTCGGTTCGGCGCTGGCGGCGATGGCTCTCGTGTACGCGGCTGCCAGTTCCCCGCGGGGGCTCACCCCGCTGCGACTGATTCTGACCGGGACCGCGATGGCGTACGGCTTCGAGGCCGTCACCACTGTGATGGTGTTCGGCGCGGCCCGCGGCGAGGCGGCCCGTTCGGCGATGATGTGGCTGCTCGGGAGCCTGGGCGGGGCTACCTGGCCGCAGGTGCCGCTCGCGGCTGTGACCGTGGCGGTGGGGTGGGCGTGGCTGCGGTGGCGGGCCGAGTCGCTCAACGCGCTCGCGATGGGCGACGACACCTCCGCCGCGCTGGGCGTCCGACCGGAGCGGCTGCGCAGGGAGTTGTTCCTCGTCACCGCTGCCGTGACGGGTACGGTCGTCGCGGTCAGCGGGGCCATCGGTTTCGTGGGGCTGATGGTCCCCCACGTCGCACGGATGCTCGTCGGCGCCGACCACCGGAGGGTGCTGGCCGTGGCTCCGCTCGCCGGGGCCGTCCTGCTGGTGTGGGCGGACGTGCTCTCCCGGCTCCTGCTCGCGCCCGCCGAGTTGCCCGTCGGAGTGGTCACGGCCGTGGTCGGGGTACCCGCCTTCCTGCTGCTCATGCGGCGCGGCGGCTATGCGTTCGGAGGCCGCTGA
- a CDS encoding potassium transporter Kup — protein sequence MTSRQHSTSSDDGSASRSSEAAGVSSAHDAVRLAVVIGALGVVFGDIGTSPIYTLQTVFNPSDPHPVPVSTANVYGVVSLVFWSVVIIVMVTYVLLAMRADNDGEGGIMALITLLRRLSAQRGRRATVILAALGIFGASLFFGDSMITPAISVLSAVEGLKVVQPSLEHLVVPITAVIIVMLFLVQRRGTAAVGQVFGPVMIAWFVAIGACGVAGIVDHPEILKALSPTYALGFLFGHFGIAFFALAAVVLAVTGAEALYADMGHFGRRPITRAWLILVFPACMLSYLGQGALILGDPANVSSPFFLLVPDWGRWPMILLATAATVIASQAVITGAYSVASQAAQLGYLPRLRIAHTSESTMGQIYVPWINWTLLVSVLTLVFAFRTSAALAYAFGMAVTGTITITTLLFFYVARARWRTPLWLLGIGATVLLFVDLLFLAANLTKLAHGAWLPLLIGLTAFTVMTTWQRGREIVTKERAQREGALSEFIDELRSGKAPTRRVPGTAVFLNRGKQTAPLAMRANVEHNHVRHEHVVILSLETVPVPRVPADQRSVVDDLGYADDGIVHVTARFGYMETPDVPSALALLDPATTEGPLQLDEASYFLSKIELRRGKTRVMAPWRKRLFIATSYITADAAEYFGLPRDRTVIMGAHIEV from the coding sequence GTGACCAGTCGTCAGCACTCGACGTCGTCGGATGACGGATCCGCATCGCGGTCGTCGGAGGCGGCCGGCGTTTCGAGTGCGCACGACGCGGTGCGTCTCGCGGTGGTGATCGGCGCTCTCGGCGTGGTGTTCGGAGACATCGGGACGAGCCCGATCTACACCCTGCAGACCGTGTTCAACCCGAGCGATCCACATCCCGTCCCGGTCAGCACGGCGAACGTGTACGGGGTGGTGTCGCTCGTGTTCTGGTCGGTGGTGATCATCGTCATGGTCACCTACGTCCTGCTGGCGATGCGTGCCGACAACGACGGTGAGGGCGGCATCATGGCCCTGATCACGCTGTTGCGGCGGTTGAGCGCACAGCGTGGTCGGCGGGCCACCGTCATCCTGGCGGCGCTGGGCATCTTCGGCGCCTCGTTGTTCTTCGGGGACAGCATGATCACCCCGGCGATCTCGGTGCTGTCCGCGGTCGAGGGGCTGAAGGTCGTCCAGCCATCGCTGGAACACCTGGTCGTGCCTATCACCGCAGTGATCATCGTGATGCTGTTCCTGGTGCAGCGCAGGGGTACCGCGGCGGTGGGTCAGGTGTTCGGGCCGGTGATGATCGCCTGGTTCGTGGCCATCGGCGCGTGCGGTGTGGCCGGCATCGTCGACCACCCGGAGATCCTCAAGGCGTTGTCGCCGACCTATGCACTGGGCTTCCTGTTCGGCCACTTCGGCATCGCATTCTTCGCCCTGGCCGCGGTCGTGCTCGCGGTGACCGGCGCGGAGGCGCTCTACGCCGACATGGGGCACTTCGGCCGCCGGCCCATCACCCGCGCCTGGCTGATCCTCGTCTTCCCCGCCTGCATGCTCAGCTACCTGGGCCAGGGCGCACTGATCCTCGGCGACCCCGCCAACGTCAGCAGTCCGTTCTTCCTGCTCGTGCCCGACTGGGGACGATGGCCCATGATCCTGCTGGCCACGGCCGCGACGGTGATCGCCTCGCAGGCGGTGATCACCGGCGCGTACTCGGTCGCCTCCCAGGCCGCCCAGCTCGGCTACCTGCCGAGGCTGCGGATCGCGCACACCTCCGAGTCCACCATGGGCCAGATCTATGTGCCGTGGATCAACTGGACGCTGTTGGTCTCGGTCCTCACCCTGGTCTTCGCGTTCCGCACCTCCGCGGCGCTGGCCTACGCGTTCGGCATGGCGGTGACGGGGACCATCACGATCACCACCCTGTTGTTCTTCTACGTCGCCCGAGCGAGGTGGCGGACACCGCTGTGGCTGCTCGGCATCGGCGCGACCGTGCTGCTCTTCGTGGACCTGCTGTTCCTGGCAGCCAACCTGACCAAGCTCGCTCACGGTGCCTGGCTGCCTCTCCTGATCGGCCTCACCGCGTTCACCGTCATGACCACCTGGCAACGCGGCCGCGAGATCGTCACCAAGGAGCGGGCACAGCGCGAAGGCGCACTGAGCGAATTCATCGACGAGCTGCGCAGCGGGAAGGCGCCGACGCGCCGCGTCCCCGGTACGGCCGTCTTCCTCAACCGCGGCAAGCAGACCGCGCCTCTGGCCATGCGGGCCAACGTCGAACACAACCACGTGCGACACGAACACGTCGTGATCCTGTCGCTGGAGACCGTGCCCGTGCCCCGGGTCCCGGCCGATCAGCGGTCCGTCGTCGACGATCTCGGCTACGCCGACGACGGGATCGTCCACGTCACCGCACGGTTCGGCTACATGGAGACACCGGACGTGCCCTCGGCCCTGGCACTGCTCGACCCGGCCACGACCGAGGGGCCGCTGCAGCTCGACGAGGCGTCGTACTTCCTGTCGAAGATCGAGCTCCGGCGAGGGAAGACGCGGGTCATGGCGCCGTGGCGTAAGCGGCTGTTCATCGCCACCTCCTACATCACCGCCGACGCCGCCGAATACTTCGGCCTGCCCCGCGACCGGACGGTCATCATGGGCGCGCACATCGAGGTGTAG
- a CDS encoding MerR family transcriptional regulator codes for MITIGQLAGYVGVSTKTIRVYHDKGLLPEPDRDVSGYRRYGAKDAIDLIKIRTLAEAGVPLARIRELRVATDEDYRQALREIDDELTARIRSMRAARKRLRRLAAGQSVPLPTDVVTHLEHLADQGFSRRWVELQRDLWILVFATHPDRALDLFHDQARSLSDPALRQLFLDYDHAYDLVPDDPRIDDLARRIVEATRKRYGSDEPPELDVTSEIPTLIQGTVNASSPAWQRLDTLIRAQLKM; via the coding sequence GTGATCACCATCGGACAGCTGGCCGGCTACGTGGGAGTGTCGACCAAGACCATCCGCGTCTATCACGACAAAGGGTTGCTCCCCGAGCCCGACCGCGACGTATCCGGTTACCGGCGATACGGCGCGAAGGACGCCATCGACCTGATCAAGATCCGCACCCTCGCCGAAGCCGGCGTCCCGCTGGCCCGCATCCGGGAGCTGCGAGTGGCGACCGACGAGGACTACCGGCAGGCGCTGCGGGAGATCGACGACGAACTCACCGCCCGCATCCGAAGCATGCGGGCCGCGCGGAAACGCCTGCGCCGACTCGCCGCCGGGCAGTCGGTACCACTGCCCACCGACGTCGTAACCCACCTGGAGCACCTGGCCGACCAGGGATTCTCCCGTCGCTGGGTGGAGCTCCAACGCGACCTGTGGATCCTCGTGTTCGCCACTCACCCGGACCGTGCGCTCGACCTGTTCCACGACCAGGCCCGGAGCCTCTCCGATCCCGCTCTGCGACAGCTCTTCCTGGACTACGACCACGCGTACGACCTCGTGCCCGACGACCCCCGCATCGACGACCTCGCGCGCCGGATCGTCGAGGCGACCCGGAAACGTTACGGATCCGACGAACCACCCGAGCTGGACGTCACCTCGGAGATCCCCACCCTCATCCAGGGGACGGTCAACGCCTCGTCTCCAGCATGGCAGCGTCTTGACACGCTCATTCGCGCACAACTGAAGATGTGA
- a CDS encoding ferric reductase-like transmembrane domain-containing protein, translating to MTIKAAERRSTLPTPSPRISPRVLRDAVMAGALGVVLMWALQVEPSARLDAVFASGAHLSGLLAGYGILVMLLLMARVPAIEHGVGADRLARWHAHGGRHVLGLCLGHALLALCGYAAHTGADLFDATAELLGYGGIAAATAGTALLITVGAASARAVRRRVRHETWRAVHLLTYLGAALAFAHQLAGPDIAGSVLAVWVWAMLHTTVGILLLWYRAVVPVRQALRHGLRVMAVHREGPDVISVVMRGTDLDELRAEAGQFFRWRFLQRRLWHTALPFSLSAPVRDDTLRVTVKTIGDHTRRMRRLRPGTRVLSTGPFGAMTAHRRTRRKVLLLAGGVGITPMRALFEALPGDPGDLTLLYRAGDATQLVLRSELEEIARARGAALHYLLGPSDAAFDPLAPQALRHLVPGLTEHDVYLCGPPGMSEAATAALLRAGVPVSRIHSECFTFV from the coding sequence GTGACGATCAAGGCGGCCGAACGCCGCAGCACCCTGCCCACTCCGTCGCCACGGATATCGCCCCGGGTCCTCCGGGACGCGGTCATGGCCGGCGCCCTGGGAGTCGTTCTGATGTGGGCCCTCCAGGTCGAGCCATCGGCTCGACTGGATGCGGTCTTCGCCAGCGGCGCACACCTCAGTGGACTGCTCGCCGGGTACGGCATCCTGGTCATGCTGCTACTGATGGCGCGAGTGCCCGCGATCGAGCACGGCGTCGGCGCCGACCGTCTCGCCCGGTGGCATGCGCACGGTGGCCGACACGTCCTCGGCCTGTGCCTCGGGCACGCCCTGCTCGCCCTGTGCGGTTACGCCGCCCACACCGGCGCCGATCTGTTCGACGCCACCGCGGAACTCCTCGGCTACGGCGGCATCGCGGCCGCCACGGCCGGAACGGCGCTGCTCATCACCGTCGGGGCCGCCTCCGCCCGTGCCGTACGCCGCCGGGTACGGCACGAGACCTGGCGGGCCGTCCACCTGCTCACCTACCTCGGCGCGGCGCTCGCCTTCGCGCACCAGCTGGCTGGGCCCGACATCGCGGGCAGCGTCCTGGCCGTGTGGGTGTGGGCGATGCTTCATACGACCGTCGGCATTCTGCTGCTCTGGTACCGGGCCGTCGTCCCCGTACGGCAGGCGCTGCGCCACGGTCTGCGCGTCATGGCGGTGCACCGGGAAGGCCCGGACGTCATCTCCGTCGTGATGCGGGGAACCGACCTCGACGAACTCCGCGCAGAGGCAGGCCAGTTCTTTCGCTGGCGGTTCCTGCAACGCAGGCTGTGGCACACCGCCCTGCCGTTCTCGTTGTCCGCGCCCGTCCGCGACGACACCCTGCGCGTCACCGTCAAGACGATCGGCGACCACACCCGCCGGATGCGCCGCCTCCGGCCGGGCACCCGGGTGTTGTCCACCGGGCCGTTCGGGGCGATGACCGCACACCGCCGCACCCGGCGCAAGGTGCTGCTGCTGGCGGGAGGCGTGGGGATCACGCCGATGCGGGCGCTGTTCGAGGCGCTGCCCGGCGACCCGGGAGACCTCACGCTCCTGTACCGCGCCGGAGACGCCACCCAACTCGTGCTGCGCAGTGAGCTGGAAGAGATCGCCCGGGCACGCGGGGCAGCGCTGCACTATCTGCTCGGCCCCTCCGACGCGGCCTTCGACCCGCTCGCCCCGCAGGCCCTGCGCCATCTCGTGCCCGGACTCACGGAGCACGATGTGTATCTGTGCGGGCCCCCCGGCATGTCCGAAGCGGCGACCGCGGCGCTGCTGCGGGCGGGGGTACCGGTGAGCCGGATCCACAGCGAATGCTTCACGTTCGTCTAA
- a CDS encoding ABC transporter substrate-binding protein, whose product MRKLLAAVLCLATTAAVSGCGADLESSSRDDRSSAVTLTNCGRKVTYDKVPERVVTNDVGITELMFALGLENRMAGFAMPDEKGDLTDVPWKDGYDKAKWLSKDQLTKENVLDAKGDFVFAGWNYGFGDDDGLTPDALKKIGIPSYVLTESCRNGRTKTSRGIMSPLDALYTDLTNLGKLFGVEKRAATLIAGFKKQIADVQAQAPAGTDRPKVFLYDSGQDQPFTSGRYAAPEEIIDKAGGTNVMHDLGDSWTAVGWESVLDRDPDVIVICNYGDVTAEQKKKFLLSYPPLKNVSAIKHKRVFVLDYVDLVESPRNPSAIARLGAYLRRVAESQ is encoded by the coding sequence ATGCGCAAGCTGCTCGCCGCTGTCCTCTGCCTCGCCACGACCGCCGCTGTCTCCGGCTGCGGTGCCGACCTCGAATCCTCCTCCAGGGACGACAGGTCGTCCGCGGTCACCCTCACCAACTGCGGCAGGAAGGTGACGTACGACAAGGTCCCGGAGCGTGTCGTCACCAACGACGTCGGGATAACCGAGCTGATGTTCGCGCTCGGTCTGGAGAACCGCATGGCAGGGTTCGCCATGCCCGACGAGAAGGGCGACCTGACCGACGTGCCATGGAAGGACGGCTACGACAAGGCCAAGTGGCTCTCCAAGGACCAGCTCACCAAGGAGAACGTCCTCGACGCGAAGGGCGACTTCGTCTTCGCCGGCTGGAACTACGGTTTCGGCGACGACGACGGCCTCACCCCCGACGCCCTGAAGAAGATCGGCATTCCCTCGTACGTCCTCACCGAGTCCTGCCGCAACGGCCGTACCAAGACCTCGCGCGGCATCATGTCCCCACTGGACGCCCTGTACACCGACCTCACCAACCTCGGGAAGCTCTTCGGTGTCGAGAAGCGCGCGGCCACGCTGATCGCCGGCTTCAAGAAGCAGATCGCCGATGTGCAGGCGCAGGCCCCCGCGGGGACTGACCGCCCCAAGGTCTTCCTCTACGACAGCGGCCAGGACCAGCCCTTCACCTCCGGCCGTTACGCCGCCCCCGAAGAGATCATCGACAAGGCCGGCGGGACCAACGTCATGCACGACCTCGGCGACTCCTGGACAGCCGTCGGCTGGGAGAGCGTCCTCGATCGAGACCCCGACGTCATCGTCATCTGCAACTACGGAGACGTGACCGCCGAACAGAAGAAGAAGTTCCTTCTCTCCTACCCGCCTCTGAAGAACGTCTCCGCGATCAAGCACAAGCGCGTCTTCGTCCTCGACTACGTCGACCTGGTCGAGAGCCCCCGCAACCCGTCGGCCATCGCCCGCCTCGGCGCGTACCTGAGGAGGGTGGCCGAGTCACAGTGA
- a CDS encoding heme ABC transporter ATP-binding protein, which produces MRLEIEGVTVEAAGARIVDDIHLTVESGAFVGLVGPNGSGKSTLLRCVYRALRPAEGVVRLDGDDIHAMDSRAVARVLAVLPQESSAEFDFTVTEVVAMGRLPHRGRTAVSDREICAEAMSRTGVTHLADRGFLALSGGEKQRVLIARALAQRPKVLVLDEPTNHLDIAHQLDVLSLVRGSGLTVLAALHDLNLAAAHCDLLYVVADGRVVASGPPRDVLQPALLADVFGVRAHPVRHPETGAVQLLFDLLPTP; this is translated from the coding sequence ATGAGGCTCGAAATCGAAGGCGTGACGGTCGAGGCCGCCGGGGCGCGGATCGTTGACGACATCCACCTCACCGTGGAAAGCGGTGCGTTCGTCGGCCTGGTCGGCCCCAACGGGAGCGGCAAGTCGACACTGCTGCGTTGTGTGTACCGGGCGCTACGCCCGGCCGAGGGAGTGGTGCGCCTCGACGGCGACGACATCCACGCCATGGATTCCCGCGCCGTCGCCCGGGTACTGGCCGTGCTGCCGCAGGAGTCCTCGGCCGAGTTCGACTTCACCGTCACCGAAGTGGTCGCCATGGGGCGACTGCCGCACCGCGGCCGTACGGCGGTCTCGGACCGGGAGATATGCGCCGAGGCCATGAGCCGCACGGGCGTCACCCACCTCGCCGACCGGGGATTCCTGGCCCTGTCCGGCGGCGAGAAGCAGCGCGTCCTCATCGCCCGGGCGCTCGCCCAGCGGCCGAAGGTGCTTGTCCTGGACGAGCCCACCAACCACCTGGACATCGCCCATCAGCTGGATGTGCTGTCCCTGGTGCGGGGCAGTGGCCTGACGGTGCTGGCGGCGCTGCACGACCTCAACCTCGCCGCGGCGCACTGCGATCTGCTGTACGTCGTCGCCGACGGCCGCGTAGTTGCCTCCGGGCCGCCACGCGACGTCCTCCAACCCGCGTTGCTGGCCGACGTGTTCGGGGTCCGCGCGCATCCCGTACGGCACCCGGAGACCGGTGCGGTCCAGCTCCTGTTCGACCTCCTCCCCACCCCATAA